The window GCCGCATCGACGCCGGAGAGATCGTCACGCCAATCGCCGTACCCGAAATCCTTGATGTTAGCGCGGGTGAACGCTTCACCCTGACCGAAGCTGCCGCGCGGATTCGGCATAAACACGAAGTAGCCGGCGGAGCACAGCGCGCTGACATTGCGGTTGCCGAAACCGGGCACCGTCTCCGCCGAGGGACCGCCGTGAATCATCGTCACCATCGGATAGGTCTTATTGGCGTCGAAATCGAGCGGATAGACCAGCCAGCCCTGAACATCCAGGCCGTCGCTTTTCCACTGCAGCGAGACCGCCTTTCCGTAGAGGCGCCGCGCGTTTGCGTTGCTCTGCGAGATCTGACGAAGCGAATCGGGGCTTCCCGCCCAGATTTCGGGCGCGTCGTCGAACGACGCCCGCACCAGCGCGATCACGGCGCCGTGGTGCGCGGTCGACCAGCTCCAGAGCGACTCTTCCCCCGGCGTAACCGGATGGCTTTGCTTTCCGGTGGCCGCGTCGATTTGCATCAACTGCATCGTTCCGGAGACGTGCGCGACGACGTCGAGGCTCGCGGCGTCGTTCCAGCGTAGCGACTGCACCGAGAAGCGGTCGCCGTCGGTGAGGTTTCGCGCGGCCCCGCTCTGCGCGTCGACGAGGTAGAGATCGCCGCCGGTCGAGCCGAAGTCGCTCATGATGCCGCCGATGAGAGCGATGCTTTTCCCATCGGGCGACCACTGCGGATCGTTGAGCTGAAGCGCCGGTGCGTAGAGGTCGTGCAGCGCTCCGTCCGCCACGTCGACGCGCGCAAGCCGCGCGATCCACCAGTTGTTGTCGCCGTTGCCTTTTGCGTAGGTCACGGCGATCTGCCGGCCGTCCGGCGACCACCCATACTCGTAAATGTAGCTATCGCCGGGCGTAACGAGCCGGATGTTGCCGCTCGATGCGTCGATGATGGCGAGCCGCTGCTCGTCGACGGTCGAGCCGATGACGCCGACATCGCGCGCTCCCGGCGCCAGCGCGCCGGCCTTGCGATGCGCCGAGG of the Candidatus Cybelea sp. genome contains:
- a CDS encoding prolyl oligopeptidase family serine peptidase — protein: MRWLLPVLLAALCSGAAAPVAAAPTMTQVLTASFALHDLGGVNLAPAGDAVAWDESFHNPANLLHSPRYTSIYVAPLRNGKQFRLTAGSASGFYDEENPVWSPDGSKIAFLSDARSKGQSQIFVARSDGSGARQLGRLSGNAQRLTWAPDGRALAILYIPSAHRKAGALAPGARDVGVIGSTVDEQRLAIIDASSGNIRLVTPGDSYIYEYGWSPDGRQIAVTYAKGNGDNNWWIARLARVDVADGALHDLYAPALQLNDPQWSPDGKSIALIGGIMSDFGSTGGDLYLVDAQSGAARNLTDGDRFSVQSLRWNDAASLDVVAHVSGTMQLMQIDAATGKQSHPVTPGEESLWSWSTAHHGAVIALVRASFDDAPEIWAGSPDSLRQISQSNANARRLYGKAVSLQWKSDGLDVQGWLVYPLDFDANKTYPMVTMIHGGPSAETVPGFGNRNVSALCSAGYFVFMPNPRGSFGQGEAFTRANIKDFGYGDWRDDLSGVDAA